In the Arthrobacter sp. CDRTa11 genome, AGACCAGGAGGCCAGGATGACTTCAAGCCGTCAGCCCAGCGCGAATACTTCACCACTCACCAGTGATCGGCACTATTCTGGAAATGCCGAATCTTCAAAGGAGAACATGACCAGCCAGCCCAACACCGGATCCGATCCAGCAGCACAGGACATGAGCCCTGAGGAAATACAAGCTGTCATCGACCGGATTCTCTCCAAGGATGTACCGCCCAGGAACGCGGCCGCCGAAAACGGCGACGCGAAGGGCGTTTTTGGCAAGGCCCAGGCGATATCGCGCCTGGACGAAGAGCACAGCAGTTACGACGGCGACCAGCAGGACCTTGAGGAACGCCGTGCGCTCCGGCGGGTGGCAGGCCTCTCGACAGAACTGGAAGACGTCACCGAAGTCGAGTACCGGCAGCTCCGGCTGGAGCGTGTGGTACTGGCGGGGCTCTGGACGGAAGGGACCTTGGCCGACGCCGAGAATTCCCTCCGTGAACTCGCTGCATTGGCTGAAACCGCCGGCTCAGAGGTCTTGGACGGCCTCGTGCAGCGCCGTGCCAAACCAGACCCTGGCACTTTCTTGGGCTCCGGAAAGGCACTTGAGCTCAAGGACGTCGTGATGGCCACAGGCGCGGACACTGTGGTGGTGGACGCCGAGCTGGCTCCGTCGCAGCGCCGTGGCCTGGAGGACATCGTCAAGGTCAAGGTCATTGACCGCACAGCGCTGATCCTGGATATCTTCGCCCAACACGCCAAGAGCCGCGAGGGCAAAGCCCAAGTGGAACTCGCCCAGCTCGAATACCTCCTGCCGCGCCTGCGTGGCTGGGGCGAATCGATGTCCCGCCAGGCCGGTGGCCAGGTGGGTGGGGCCGGTGCCGGCATGGGCTCGCGTGGTCCCGGCGAGACGAAGATTGAACTGGACCGCCGCCGGATCAGGACCCGCATGGCCAAACTGCGGCGTGAGATCAGCGCCATGAAGCCTGCGCGGGAAACTAAGCGGGCCAACCGGCGTCGAAATTCTGTGCCGTCAGTTGCTATCGCCGGGTACACCAACGCCGGAAAGTCATCCCTGCTGAACAGGCTGACCGATGCCGGCGTCCTCGTGGAAAACGCACTCTTCGCCACGCTGGATCCCACGGTGCGCAAGGCCGAAACCGCAGACGGGCTGGGCTACACCCTGGCCGATACTGTGGGTTTTGTCCGCTCCCTTCCGACGCAGCTGGTGGAGGCGTTCCGTTCCACGCTGGAGGAGGTGGCGGACGCAGACCTGATCCTGCACGTGGTGGACGTCTCACACCCGGATCCGGAAGGCCAGATCGCCGCTGTCCGGAAGGTCTTCAGCGAGGTGGATGCCCGCAAGGTGCCTGAAATCATCGTGCTCAATAAGGCCGACGCCGCCGACCCGTTTGTGGTGGAGCGCCTCAAGCAGCGTGAACCGCGCCATGTGGTTGTTTCTGCCCGGACCGGCCAGGGCATCGCCGACCTGCTCAAGGCCATCAGTGACGCGATTCCGCGCCCCAGCGTCAAGCTGGAGCTCCTCATCCCATACAACCGGGGTGACCTGATCAGCAAACTGCACGAGACCGATGCCGAGATACTGAGCCTGGATCACGGTGAGGATGGCACACGTGCTGTGGTGATGGTCCGTGAAGGCCTTGCGGCTGAACTGGAATCATTCACCAGCAATGACTGAGCTGGTGGCGGGGGAGACTTCCGAAACGGCCGGCGAGGAGTTCGTGATCGAACTCCTCGACCGTGCCGTTGCCGGCATGGGAGGGCAAAGCCGGACAGGACAGCACGAAATGGCCCGTCAGGTGGCTCGCGCCATCGAAACCGGGGACCATCTCCTGGTCCAGGCCGGAACCGGCACCGGAAAGTCACTGGCGTACCTCATTCCGCTCATCGCGCATTCCCTGGTGAGCAGCAAGCCCACCCTGGTCTCCACCGCAACACTGGCCCTGCAGACCCAGATCGTGGGCCGTGACCTGCCCCGCCTGCTCAAGACCAT is a window encoding:
- the hflX gene encoding GTPase HflX; the encoded protein is MTSQPNTGSDPAAQDMSPEEIQAVIDRILSKDVPPRNAAAENGDAKGVFGKAQAISRLDEEHSSYDGDQQDLEERRALRRVAGLSTELEDVTEVEYRQLRLERVVLAGLWTEGTLADAENSLRELAALAETAGSEVLDGLVQRRAKPDPGTFLGSGKALELKDVVMATGADTVVVDAELAPSQRRGLEDIVKVKVIDRTALILDIFAQHAKSREGKAQVELAQLEYLLPRLRGWGESMSRQAGGQVGGAGAGMGSRGPGETKIELDRRRIRTRMAKLRREISAMKPARETKRANRRRNSVPSVAIAGYTNAGKSSLLNRLTDAGVLVENALFATLDPTVRKAETADGLGYTLADTVGFVRSLPTQLVEAFRSTLEEVADADLILHVVDVSHPDPEGQIAAVRKVFSEVDARKVPEIIVLNKADAADPFVVERLKQREPRHVVVSARTGQGIADLLKAISDAIPRPSVKLELLIPYNRGDLISKLHETDAEILSLDHGEDGTRAVVMVREGLAAELESFTSND